In one Bacillus thuringiensis genomic region, the following are encoded:
- a CDS encoding methionine ABC transporter permease: MDKLLANVDWNQMLEATGETLYMTAIAALATFVLGLILGLLLFMTAKDNLWENKSINTVIGAFVNIFRSIPFIILIILLIPFTKILLGTILGASAALPALIIGAAPFYARMVEIALREIDKGVIEASKAMGAKTSTIILKVLIPESLPALVSGITVTTIALVGYTAMAGVVGAGGLGTLAYLEGFQRGNNDVTIVATICVLLVVFLIQWIGDSLTTRIDKR; the protein is encoded by the coding sequence ATGGATAAGTTACTCGCAAATGTTGATTGGAATCAAATGTTAGAAGCAACTGGTGAAACGTTATATATGACGGCAATCGCAGCTCTTGCGACATTTGTTTTAGGACTAATTTTAGGATTGTTACTCTTCATGACAGCGAAAGATAATTTATGGGAAAACAAATCAATTAATACGGTGATTGGAGCATTCGTAAATATATTCCGTTCTATACCATTCATCATTTTAATTATTTTATTAATCCCATTCACAAAGATTCTTCTTGGAACAATTCTTGGAGCAAGTGCAGCATTGCCAGCTTTAATTATTGGAGCGGCACCATTCTACGCGAGAATGGTTGAAATCGCACTTCGCGAAATTGATAAAGGTGTAATTGAAGCTTCAAAAGCAATGGGAGCGAAAACAAGCACAATTATTTTGAAAGTGTTAATTCCAGAATCGTTACCAGCATTAGTATCTGGTATTACTGTTACGACAATTGCTTTAGTAGGCTATACAGCAATGGCGGGAGTTGTTGGTGCTGGTGGCCTTGGAACACTTGCTTACTTAGAAGGATTCCAAAGAGGGAATAACGATGTAACAATCGTTGCGACAATTTGTGTATTACTAGTTGTATTTTTAATTCAGTGGATTGGTGATAGTTTAACGACTCGAATAGATAAACGGTAA
- the metQ gene encoding methionine ABC transporter substrate-binding lipoprotein MetQ, which yields MKKLLLTALISTSIFGLAACGGKDKDEKKLVVGASNVPHAEILEKAKPLLEKKGIELEVKKFQDYVLPNKSLADKDLDANYFQHIPYLEKEIKDKKYDFEIAGKIHLEPIGVYSQKYKSLKELPDGATIIMSNSVTDHGRGLAILQKEGILKIKDGVDPVSATPKDIADNPKNLKFKTDIEPGLLPQVYNNKEGDAVLINSNYAIDAKLNPEKDAIAIEGDDSPYANVLVVRKGDKDKKEIKELVEVLHSKEIEDFINKEYKGAVVPVKE from the coding sequence ATGAAAAAATTATTACTTACGGCACTTATTTCAACTTCAATTTTTGGGTTAGCTGCTTGTGGTGGGAAAGATAAAGATGAAAAGAAACTTGTTGTGGGTGCTTCTAACGTACCGCATGCTGAAATTTTAGAAAAAGCAAAACCGTTACTTGAGAAAAAAGGAATTGAATTAGAAGTCAAAAAGTTCCAAGATTACGTGTTGCCAAATAAATCGTTAGCGGATAAGGATTTAGATGCAAACTACTTCCAGCACATTCCGTATTTAGAGAAAGAAATTAAAGATAAAAAATATGATTTTGAAATAGCAGGAAAAATTCATTTAGAACCAATCGGTGTATATTCTCAAAAATATAAGAGCTTAAAAGAACTTCCAGACGGAGCGACAATCATTATGAGTAATTCCGTTACTGACCATGGACGTGGTTTAGCAATTTTACAAAAAGAAGGCATTTTAAAAATTAAAGACGGGGTAGATCCAGTTAGTGCAACTCCAAAAGATATTGCAGATAACCCGAAAAACTTAAAGTTTAAAACGGACATTGAGCCAGGTTTGTTACCACAAGTGTATAACAATAAAGAAGGCGACGCTGTTTTAATTAACTCGAACTATGCAATTGATGCAAAGTTAAATCCAGAAAAAGATGCAATTGCAATTGAAGGTGATGATTCACCGTACGCAAACGTATTAGTGGTTCGTAAAGGTGATAAAGATAAAAAAGAGATTAAAGAGCTTGTAGAAGTATTGCATTCTAAAGAAATCGAAGACTTTATTAATAAAGAATATAAAGGGGCAGTTGTTCCTGTAAAAGAATAA
- the gcvH gene encoding glycine cleavage system protein GcvH — MSIPNNLRYSEEHEWVKTEGNEVVIGITHFAQGELGDIVFVELPEVGATIEADEPFGSVESVKTVSELYAPVSGKVVAVNEELSDQPELVNESPYEGAWMVKVELSDASQVEKLLTAEKYAEMTNQD; from the coding sequence ATGAGCATTCCAAATAATTTACGTTACTCTGAAGAACACGAATGGGTAAAAACTGAAGGTAATGAAGTTGTTATCGGTATCACTCACTTTGCACAAGGTGAGCTAGGCGATATCGTATTCGTTGAACTTCCTGAAGTAGGTGCAACAATCGAAGCTGACGAGCCATTCGGAAGCGTAGAATCTGTTAAAACAGTTTCTGAGTTATACGCACCTGTAAGCGGTAAAGTTGTAGCAGTAAACGAAGAATTAAGTGACCAACCAGAACTTGTTAACGAATCTCCATACGAGGGTGCATGGATGGTTAAAGTTGAACTTTCTGATGCAAGCCAAGTTGAGAAGTTATTAACTGCAGAAAAATATGCAGAAATGACAAATCAAGACTAA
- a CDS encoding toprim domain-containing protein, protein MIYVEKVIIVEGTSDRRKIESIIREPVEIVCTNGTIGLSKMDELVDQFFDKEVYVLVDADDAGEKLRKQFRKEFPQAEHIYIDRSYREVATAPSTHLANVLWGADIDVYTEYLR, encoded by the coding sequence ATGATTTATGTAGAAAAAGTCATTATTGTAGAAGGTACATCAGATAGAAGAAAGATTGAATCTATTATTCGTGAACCGGTGGAAATTGTTTGTACAAATGGTACAATTGGTTTGTCGAAAATGGATGAGCTCGTTGATCAGTTTTTTGATAAGGAAGTGTATGTGCTAGTGGATGCTGATGATGCTGGAGAAAAGTTAAGGAAACAATTTCGAAAAGAATTTCCGCAAGCCGAGCATATCTATATTGATCGCTCGTACCGAGAAGTGGCAACTGCGCCATCTACACACTTAGCAAATGTATTATGGGGAGCCGACATTGACGTTTATACAGAATATTTACGGTAA
- the sufC gene encoding Fe-S cluster assembly ATPase SufC produces the protein MAGSTLTVKDLHVSIDGKEILKGVNLEVKGGEIHAIMGPNGTGKSTLSSAIMGHPKYEVTEGSIIIDGEDVLEMEVDERAQAGLFLAMQYPSEISGVTNADFLRSAINARREEGDEISLMKFIRTLDKNMEFLEMDPEMAQRYLNEGFSGGEKKRNEILQLMMIEPKIAILDEIDSGLDIDALKVVSKGINEMRGEEFGCLMITHYQRLLNYITPDFVHVMMNGRIVKSGGPELAQRLEAEGYDWIKKELGIEDETTEQEA, from the coding sequence ATGGCTGGTTCTACATTAACGGTTAAAGACTTACACGTATCAATTGATGGCAAAGAAATTTTAAAGGGTGTAAACCTTGAAGTAAAAGGTGGAGAAATCCACGCAATTATGGGACCTAACGGAACAGGTAAATCAACTTTATCTTCTGCAATTATGGGTCACCCAAAGTATGAAGTAACAGAAGGTAGCATCATCATCGACGGTGAAGATGTATTAGAAATGGAAGTAGATGAGCGCGCACAAGCGGGTCTATTCCTAGCAATGCAATATCCAAGTGAAATTAGCGGAGTAACAAACGCTGACTTCTTACGTTCTGCAATTAATGCACGTCGTGAAGAAGGCGATGAAATTTCTCTTATGAAATTTATCCGTACATTAGATAAAAACATGGAATTCCTAGAAATGGATCCAGAAATGGCACAACGTTACTTAAACGAAGGTTTCTCTGGTGGAGAGAAAAAACGTAACGAAATTCTTCAATTAATGATGATTGAGCCAAAAATCGCAATCTTAGATGAAATCGACTCAGGTCTTGATATCGATGCATTAAAAGTTGTATCTAAAGGTATTAACGAAATGCGCGGCGAAGAGTTCGGTTGCCTAATGATTACGCATTACCAACGTTTATTAAACTACATCACTCCAGACTTCGTTCACGTTATGATGAACGGTCGTATCGTTAAATCTGGTGGTCCTGAGCTTGCACAACGTCTAGAAGCTGAAGGTTACGACTGGATTAAAAAAGAATTAGGTATTGAAGACGAAACAACAGAGCAAGAAGCGTAA
- a CDS encoding methionine ABC transporter ATP-binding protein, protein MILLENVKKIYKAKSGDVTAVDNANLKIDKGEIFGVIGYSGAGKSSLIRLFNQLEKPTSGQITIANRVISAITGSELRKARQEIGMIFQHFNLLWSRTVRENIEFPLEIAGVDKAKRRKRVDELIHLVGLEGRGDAYPSQLSGGQKQRVGIARALANNPQVLLCDEATSALDPETTDQILDLLLDINKRLGLTIVLITHEMHVIRKICNRVAVMERGKIVETGPVLDVFRNPKQDITKRFVQQLTDSEDTNETIESLIEKYPDGKVIRLQFIGEAVERPVLQRLMQRSDIEVSILQGNIAQTNNGSYGSLVVHLNGEEIAIQQAIEGIHQDQVELEVIAHG, encoded by the coding sequence ATGATCTTATTAGAAAATGTAAAAAAAATATATAAAGCAAAAAGCGGTGATGTCACTGCTGTAGATAACGCCAATTTAAAAATAGACAAAGGTGAAATCTTTGGTGTTATCGGATATAGCGGCGCTGGGAAAAGTTCGTTAATTAGATTGTTTAATCAGTTAGAGAAACCGACTTCTGGCCAAATTACAATTGCCAATCGTGTTATATCAGCAATTACAGGAAGTGAACTTCGTAAGGCAAGGCAAGAAATCGGAATGATTTTTCAGCACTTTAACTTACTTTGGTCACGAACTGTACGTGAAAATATAGAGTTTCCACTTGAAATTGCAGGTGTTGATAAAGCGAAGAGAAGAAAACGTGTTGATGAATTAATTCATCTTGTTGGATTAGAAGGGAGAGGAGACGCGTACCCATCTCAGCTAAGCGGAGGACAAAAGCAACGCGTCGGGATTGCAAGAGCTTTAGCTAACAATCCACAAGTGCTTTTATGTGATGAAGCAACGTCAGCTCTTGATCCAGAAACGACAGATCAAATTTTGGATTTACTATTAGACATTAATAAGCGCCTTGGTTTAACAATTGTACTCATTACACATGAGATGCACGTGATTCGAAAGATATGTAACCGAGTGGCGGTAATGGAGAGAGGAAAGATTGTAGAAACAGGTCCAGTACTTGATGTATTCCGTAATCCGAAGCAAGATATTACGAAACGATTTGTACAGCAGTTAACAGATTCTGAAGATACAAATGAAACGATTGAAAGTTTAATTGAAAAATATCCAGATGGAAAAGTAATTCGTTTGCAATTTATCGGTGAGGCTGTAGAAAGACCAGTGCTTCAACGATTAATGCAACGCAGTGATATAGAAGTTAGCATTTTGCAAGGGAATATCGCACAAACGAATAACGGTTCTTACGGTAGTTTAGTTGTTCATTTAAATGGTGAGGAAATAGCGATCCAGCAAGCAATAGAAGGAATTCATCAAGATCAAGTAGAGCTGGAGGTGATTGCACATGGATAA
- the metQ gene encoding methionine ABC transporter substrate-binding lipoprotein MetQ, whose amino-acid sequence MKKILLSVVTALSVFTLAACGGKEENKLVVGASNVPHAVILEKAQPILEKKGIKLEIKKFQDYVLPNKALADKEIDANYFQHIPYLDKEIQEKGYKIVNAGKIHLEPMGIYSKKYKSLKDLPDGGTVIMSNNVAERGRMLALLQKGGVIKLKDGVDVVKATVKDVVENPKNLKFKTDVEPGLSPKLYENNEGDALFINSNYAIDAKLNPTKDAIAIEGADSPYANIIAVRKGDEKKKEIKELVEVLHSKEIQDFINKEYKGAVLPVSE is encoded by the coding sequence ATGAAAAAGATTTTATTGTCAGTTGTTACAGCGCTGTCTGTATTTACATTAGCTGCTTGCGGAGGAAAAGAAGAGAATAAGCTTGTTGTTGGAGCCTCTAACGTGCCGCACGCTGTTATTCTAGAGAAGGCACAGCCAATATTAGAGAAAAAAGGTATTAAGTTAGAGATTAAAAAGTTCCAGGATTATGTACTGCCAAATAAAGCGTTAGCGGATAAAGAAATTGATGCGAACTACTTCCAGCATATTCCGTACTTAGATAAAGAAATCCAAGAAAAGGGATATAAAATTGTAAACGCAGGAAAAATCCATTTAGAGCCGATGGGTATTTATTCTAAGAAATATAAAAGCTTAAAAGACTTACCAGATGGCGGAACAGTAATTATGAGTAATAACGTAGCGGAGCGAGGCCGTATGTTAGCATTGTTACAAAAAGGCGGAGTGATTAAGCTTAAAGATGGTGTAGATGTTGTTAAGGCAACCGTAAAAGATGTAGTCGAAAATCCGAAAAACTTAAAGTTTAAAACAGATGTAGAGCCTGGATTGTCACCAAAGCTGTATGAAAATAATGAAGGTGATGCTTTATTTATTAATTCAAACTATGCAATTGATGCAAAATTAAATCCAACAAAGGATGCAATTGCGATTGAAGGAGCAGACTCTCCGTATGCAAACATCATTGCAGTTCGTAAAGGTGATGAGAAGAAAAAAGAAATTAAAGAGCTAGTAGAAGTGCTACATTCAAAAGAAATTCAAGATTTTATTAATAAAGAATATAAAGGTGCTGTACTTCCGGTAAGTGAATAA
- a CDS encoding thioredoxin family protein, whose translation MIEVIDWTGAEATALIENEEKTVLYVYTPMCGTCQLAKKMLTVVEMTIEGLKIGMLDLNYAPHLAKEYGIESVPCLLVFENGTLMKKIYAFHSVEYLYTELK comes from the coding sequence ATGATAGAAGTGATTGATTGGACAGGAGCCGAAGCTACAGCCCTAATAGAGAACGAAGAAAAAACAGTATTATATGTATATACTCCAATGTGTGGAACATGCCAATTAGCAAAAAAGATGTTAACAGTCGTTGAGATGACAATTGAAGGCCTCAAAATTGGGATGTTAGATTTAAATTATGCTCCGCATTTAGCGAAAGAGTATGGGATTGAAAGTGTACCTTGTTTACTTGTTTTTGAAAATGGGACACTGATGAAGAAGATATACGCATTTCATTCGGTTGAATATTTATATACGGAATTAAAGTAG